In Halosegnis marinus, one genomic interval encodes:
- the engB gene encoding GTP-binding protein EngB — protein MFDTRPDRDSEVVLLGRSNVGKSTLMREITGHRFDTGGKPGVTRKPNHYDWAPEDFVITDLPGFGFMSGVPDEVQERIKTDIVRYLEEHADSILAGVIVLDGKAAVDIIDRHSGPDEIPHAVEMYGFLRELGIPVVLAVNKMDKVDDRDDRLNDICDRFGLLPPWKQWEGESVAPIVAKKGNIGALNEAVRFHLHEAKRDDLFKFF, from the coding sequence ATGTTCGACACCCGCCCGGACCGCGACAGCGAGGTCGTCCTGCTCGGGCGCTCAAACGTCGGGAAATCGACGCTGATGCGCGAGATAACGGGCCATCGGTTCGACACCGGCGGCAAGCCCGGCGTCACCCGGAAGCCGAACCACTACGACTGGGCGCCGGAGGACTTCGTCATCACGGACCTCCCCGGCTTCGGCTTCATGTCGGGCGTCCCCGACGAGGTACAGGAGCGAATCAAGACCGACATCGTCCGCTACCTGGAGGAGCACGCCGACTCGATTCTCGCCGGCGTCATCGTCCTCGACGGGAAGGCCGCCGTGGATATCATCGACCGCCACTCCGGCCCCGACGAGATACCCCACGCCGTCGAGATGTACGGCTTCCTGCGCGAACTCGGGATTCCCGTCGTCCTCGCGGTGAACAAGATGGACAAGGTGGACGACCGCGACGACCGACTGAACGACATCTGCGACCGCTTCGGCCTGCTCCCGCCGTGGAAACAGTGGGAGGGCGAGTCCGTCGCCCCCATCGTCGCGAAGAAGGGGAACATCGGCGCGCTGAACGAGGCGGTTCGGTTCCACCTCCACGAGGCGAAGCGCGACGACCTGTTCAAGTTCTTCTGA
- a CDS encoding DUF4112 domain-containing protein gives MADTQRVLDRMERVATLMDSGFELPVVGVKVGLDPLLGLVPGGGDLAAAVVSLYLVVEAARLGVSVRTLARMVFNVALDAVVGTVPLLGDAFDLVWRANDRNVRLAKRDLGVE, from the coding sequence ATGGCCGACACACAACGGGTCCTCGACCGGATGGAGCGGGTGGCGACGCTGATGGACAGCGGATTCGAGCTCCCCGTCGTCGGGGTGAAGGTGGGCCTCGACCCGCTGCTGGGGCTGGTGCCGGGCGGCGGCGACCTCGCGGCGGCCGTCGTCTCGCTGTACCTCGTCGTGGAGGCGGCACGCCTCGGCGTCTCCGTCCGGACGCTCGCGCGGATGGTGTTCAACGTCGCGCTCGACGCCGTCGTCGGGACCGTGCCGCTGCTCGGGGACGCCTTCGACCTGGTCTGGCGCGCGAACGACCGGAACGTCCGCCTCGCGAAGCGCGACCTGGGCGTGGAATAG
- a CDS encoding PHP domain-containing protein produces the protein MNRDYHVHSNYSDGTFLPWMVSAAAEAGLDAVGIADHCTVTDRDGPKRHRRAFGFALDITYERRRRAIREARERHDIAVYDAAEMDYHPADEGAIAEFLDGAGFDYALGSVHELDGTNVHTEPHFADQPEADLRGHVDTYFDRLVALAESELFEIAAHVDLVERNRHLRGFATEDHYRRAAEAFADSRTVPELNAGRALSEYGEVHPTPAFMEVLREAGVEFVFGTDSHRPGEIADRKEELEKFAVSHGVETTALGENGG, from the coding sequence GTGAACCGCGACTACCACGTCCACTCGAACTACTCGGACGGGACCTTCCTCCCGTGGATGGTGTCCGCGGCCGCCGAGGCCGGCCTCGACGCCGTCGGCATCGCGGACCACTGCACCGTCACGGACCGCGACGGGCCGAAGCGCCACCGCCGCGCGTTCGGCTTCGCGCTCGATATCACCTACGAGCGCCGCCGCCGCGCCATCCGCGAGGCGCGCGAGCGCCACGACATCGCCGTCTACGACGCCGCGGAGATGGACTACCACCCCGCGGACGAGGGCGCGATAGCCGAGTTCCTCGACGGGGCCGGCTTCGACTACGCGCTCGGGAGCGTCCACGAGCTCGACGGGACGAACGTCCACACGGAGCCGCACTTCGCGGACCAGCCGGAGGCCGACCTGCGCGGCCACGTCGACACCTACTTCGACCGGCTGGTCGCGCTCGCGGAGTCGGAGCTGTTCGAGATCGCCGCCCACGTCGACCTCGTGGAGCGGAACCGCCACCTCCGCGGCTTCGCCACGGAGGACCACTACCGGCGCGCCGCCGAGGCGTTCGCCGACTCGCGGACCGTCCCCGAACTCAACGCGGGTCGCGCGCTCTCGGAGTACGGCGAGGTCCACCCGACGCCCGCGTTCATGGAGGTGCTTCGCGAGGCGGGCGTCGAGTTCGTCTTCGGCACGGACTCGCACCGCCCCGGCGAGATAGCCGACCGCAAGGAGGAGTTGGAGAAGTTCGCCGTCTCGCACGGCGTCGAGACGACGGCGCTCGGCGAGAACGGCGGCTAG